TTATTGCTGTAATTGTTTCATAAGTAATAACACAAGCTTCAGCGGCATAGAATAAAATAGCTAATAATACAAACACATTAATTATTTTCTTGCTGACACCCATTGTTTTTAAATTTCCAATACAAACAGCTGCTAAAGGTATAATGCCCGCAAGAATAGCTACCCACCAAAAGTTTTGAGATCTATAAATTCTTTTACTCTCATAATTTCCTAATACGGGTTCAAAAAGTTTCTGGTTCCTCTCCATCTCTTCTCACCACCCATATTTATAAATGTTTGCAGTATTTGTTAATAAACTTTGCAACATCATCAAACCTTCCATCTTCATTTGCGAAAGTAATATAGTTTTTCATGATGCGCAGCCATTCAATAGTTGAAGGTTTAACCTTTTCAATTGCTTTAAGCAAATCTTCAGTAGTTATTCCTCTTTCTTTCCCTCCACTCAATATGTCATCTATAATCGCTTCTGCAGCAGTTTCTACTACATTTTCAATATCTGCTCCTGAGAAAAAAGAAGTCCTTTGCGCTAATAAATCGTAATTTATCTCACCATCCACAGGTCTTCCCATCAACTTTACTCTGAAAATTTCTTTTCGAGCTTCTAAATCAGGAGGTGGAACAAATATCAGCCTGTCAAATCTTCCTTGTCTTAATAAAGCCATGTCTAAATCCCATGGAGTATTGGTAGCACCAATAATAAGTATTCCTTCATTTTCAGATTTGAATCCGTCCATCTGCAACAGTAATTCATCTGTGAGCACTCGGAAGGACTCCTGTCTTTGTTTTACTCTGCTATAGCCAAATGTATCAACTTCATCAAAGAAAAGTACACACGGTTTGTGAAAGCGAGCATACTCAAAAACTTCTTTCAAGTTTTTTTCACTTTGCCCAAGATATGGATCAAGTATATCAGAAATGTTAACAGCTAAAAAAGGCAAATTACACTCACCTGCTAAAGCCCGTGCAAAAAATGTCTTGCCACAGCCTGGTGGCCCATAAAAGAGAATACCCCCACCTATCCTTTTCCTAAATTTCTGGAAAATAGATGGATTAAAAAGAGGTTTTATAATCCTTATAGTTAGTATGTTTTTTAGCTCCTCATAGCCGCCGATATCACTAAAAGTAACCTTTTCTTCTCTTTCTTTAATAAATTTGTATATTTCTCTTTTAGTTTTAAAAACTTGAAAGTCAATAACATTTTCTAAATATTTATCATTATCGCTTGCTTCTTCGACTTCTTCAAATTCCTCTTCTAATTCTTCCTTTTCAGCTTCTTCATATTCCTCTTCTTTCACAATTTCTTCATCCTCATCAAATTCATCATTTGCCTCAAATTCAT
This Caldicellulosiruptor changbaiensis DNA region includes the following protein-coding sequences:
- a CDS encoding ATP-binding protein — protein: MSKIKVLQKLLQEMPDKSEILYLLGLEYAENGDSTAAMNYFIAALKNCNEKDLKLLIVDAMSSVVKEEKAPQMDLKENSKISDIQEDKKVVKIEEYSNPQKECLEVDHEFEANDEFDEDEEIVKEEEYEEAEKEELEEEFEEVEEASDNDKYLENVIDFQVFKTKREIYKFIKEREEKVTFSDIGGYEELKNILTIRIIKPLFNPSIFQKFRKRIGGGILFYGPPGCGKTFFARALAGECNLPFLAVNISDILDPYLGQSEKNLKEVFEYARFHKPCVLFFDEVDTFGYSRVKQRQESFRVLTDELLLQMDGFKSENEGILIIGATNTPWDLDMALLRQGRFDRLIFVPPPDLEARKEIFRVKLMGRPVDGEINYDLLAQRTSFFSGADIENVVETAAEAIIDDILSGGKERGITTEDLLKAIEKVKPSTIEWLRIMKNYITFANEDGRFDDVAKFINKYCKHL